Proteins encoded by one window of Yersinia massiliensis:
- the ttrC gene encoding tetrathionate reductase subunit TtrC produces the protein MIREILARPQDIAWLPWAVQYFFFIGLACSAVLFAGCQRAFSRQQPNVLEFAALMIAVTAVIVAPLALNADLHQPARVWHFYAHFTPWSWMSWGSLFLPLFSVLVVTYFMALTYSRLWGKTLPRLLAALAWLSALSAVSILLYTGREVSVLRAQPLWFSLWLPLVIFLSAWQAIPPLLALWLWRKPQYQLTLAHWQFINLGALVGVTLIWASGNNPSAQALRDWSVQSPILATIPVVLWLLLLGLAVVNKAKNLSTLMIVIQGGIALSLCWSVRWLLLMQTQTLPKFNILANPYSLPPGSEGLLAIVGTFGLWIALMIAAREGIRWLQHKVSDGKLFKGEMRHG, from the coding sequence ATGATCCGCGAAATTTTAGCTCGACCGCAGGATATCGCTTGGTTGCCTTGGGCAGTGCAGTATTTCTTCTTTATTGGGCTGGCTTGTAGTGCTGTGCTATTTGCCGGATGCCAGCGAGCATTTTCTCGCCAACAACCTAACGTATTAGAGTTTGCGGCACTGATGATAGCCGTGACCGCAGTCATTGTTGCCCCTTTGGCCTTGAATGCGGATCTTCATCAACCGGCCAGAGTTTGGCATTTTTATGCGCACTTCACCCCGTGGTCATGGATGTCTTGGGGATCGCTATTCCTCCCTCTGTTTAGTGTGTTGGTGGTGACCTATTTTATGGCGCTGACTTACAGCCGCCTGTGGGGGAAAACACTGCCACGGCTACTGGCTGCGTTAGCATGGCTTAGCGCGCTTTCTGCCGTTAGCATCTTGCTTTACACCGGACGAGAGGTATCCGTCTTACGCGCTCAACCGCTGTGGTTCAGTTTGTGGTTACCGCTGGTTATTTTCCTTAGCGCGTGGCAGGCCATCCCGCCTTTACTGGCACTCTGGCTCTGGCGAAAGCCGCAATATCAACTGACATTGGCGCATTGGCAATTCATTAATTTAGGGGCGCTAGTGGGGGTCACCTTGATTTGGGCCAGTGGCAATAATCCCTCCGCACAAGCACTGCGCGACTGGAGTGTGCAATCCCCGATATTAGCCACGATCCCTGTGGTGCTGTGGTTACTGCTGCTCGGGTTGGCCGTGGTCAATAAAGCCAAAAATTTATCGACACTGATGATAGTGATACAGGGGGGAATCGCCCTCAGCCTGTGCTGGTCAGTTCGTTGGTTACTACTGATGCAAACCCAAACATTGCCTAAATTCAACATACTCGCGAACCCTTACTCTTTGCCGCCAGGTAGCGAAGGTTTGCTGGCAATTGTTGGTACATTCGGCTTATGGATAGCGCTAATGATTGCTGCTCGCGAAGGTATCAGATGGCTTCAACACAAAGTGTCAGATGGAAAATTATTCAAAGGGGAAATGCGTCATGGCTAA